TTTTATCGGGCAAATATAATGTCGATTCGCTCAAACTACTCATATCAAGTATAAGTATTTGTTGATTTTGATATTCTAAAGTAAGTGGTTCTGAATTTACTTAAAACATACATTCAGGGAAGTATGGACCTACTCGCAAGCAATACCCTATCTTATGAATCTCTGTTTGTAGAAAGAATTCCTGTAACAGGTAATTTGCAGTGTGGAAACGACTCACTAACAACACTATCTTATGGATCGCTGTTTGGGaaaagggtgatttttttttttttaacgggtgAATTGGAAGGTAACGACCGGTATTTGTCAACAGCACTCCCTCTTATGAATCTCTGTTTCAAGTTCCTCGGGTCCTGGGAGGGCTAACTTTTAGCATAGACACGGAGAGGgttatgcgccccccccccccccattcccccttttgcatttttaaaaatacattggGATGCCCTTGACTTTACATCTTTTTCctgtataattgtatattattTCATAGATTATACTGTCGATTCTTACTGATTAAATCACAGTTCGCTATGACAGGTTTTCTTTTACACTTTTTCCAATGAACCTAAatttgtataatgatgataatgatggtgataataataataatgacaataattgtagtaatgataatgatgataacactagtaataataataataataataataataataataatgataataacaacaataatactaatgataataataataataataataataataataataataataataaaataataataataataatgataataataatgataataataataatagcaatagtaataataaaaatgataatgataatgattattgataacaatagcaataataataaaggaaattatgatattaatttaataattaatgataacaacgaaagATATCACAATAACATCAAAATCAATAATACTACCGATAATAACGCTGACACCACAACTGccgacacaacaacaacaacaacaacttacaCACAACCCGCCCTTCACCCACAGGAGGGAAGGGCTAAGGTGGCTCAGAGAGAATGCACACGAGGGCGTCCTGTactttgctgatgatgataacgccTACGATATCAGGCTGTTCGAGCAGGTAAGGCGTGGTGGTTATTTGTTTCTCTGGTTGCCATTTGTTTTTGTtgagatggatatgtgtgtgtatataagtgttggGATGTGAGTGTTTATACGTTGggttgtgtgtaatgtatatatatatatagatagataggtagatagatagatagatatacatatacatacatacgtgggcgatatgcttatacatacatacatacatacgtatatacatacatacatacatacttatatacatacacacatacatatatacatacatagatacatacatacacatacgcgcaagCCAAATTCTCTCAACGATTTTAACACGTAACTGAATGAAGCAGACAAAATCAACAGACAGACATCCATAGACGAGGAAAAAGTCGTAAATAGACCTACAAATGCAAATTCGCCCGACAGATGAGGACGACGAAAAAGGCGTCCGTGTTCCCCGTCGGCATGATCCTCAGCTTCGGCGTCAGCTCCCCCATCGTCAGGAACGGGAAGGTCGTCGGATTCCATGACGCCTTCCAGGTGAGTGCCTttttgtagtatatatgtatttatacatatatctacacatttataatgtatatattatagatatacatatatacacacacatgtatgtatatatacataagtatatctatgtatatgtatgtgtatgtatgtatatatacataagtatatctatgtatatgtatgtgtatgtatgtatatatatacacatatatatgtatatatacacacatatatgtatatatatataaatgcacacacacacacacacacacacacacacacacacacacacacacacacacacacacacacacacacacacacacacaaacctttaaaaaaatcctCATTTCCAGGCTGGGCGCAAATTCGCTGTCGACATGGCGGGTTTTGCGGTAAATCTACGGGTTTTGCACGCCAGCCCCCAGGCCACCATCCCGCTCCGCCTCTCGTACCTCGAGGACGGCTTCCTGAAGGCGCTCCGGCTGGAGCTGGAGGACCTGGAGCCTCTGGCGTCCGAATGCTCGGAGGTGGGCTTCGGTTTTGTGGCTTTCTTGAGaatttcttgtttcgtttttctgTGGTTTTGGGGACATTGACGAAGCCTAgttttgtcagtctgtctctggccaattatatatatatatatatatatatatatatataatataaatgtatatatataatataaatgtatatatataatataaatgtatatatatatatatatatatatatatatatatatatatatatatgtgtgtgtgtgtgtgtgtgtgtgtgtgtgtgtgtgtttgagtgtgttagtCTGCCTCtagccaattatatatatatgtatcatatattgtatataaatgtatgtatgtgtgtgtgtgtaaatatcaataaatttacaaatttataaatgaacacactcacacacacacgtgtatatatatatatatatatatatatatatatatatatataattgtgtgtgtgtatttgtgtgtgtgtgtgtgtgtgtgtgtgtgtgtgtctgtatgtgtgtatgtgtgtatgtgtatatataagtatatatacacacatacacgcgcgcgcgcaatatgtatatatatatatatatatatatatatatatatatatatatatatatacagacacaaatatgcacaaacggatacagatagatatacagacaaatttagacagacggacagacagaaagacacataggtacttaagcacacacacacacacacacataaccacaccccGTTGAATAATTCAACACCCAAGCCTTAAGCACTGCACATCAACACATCACCATAACATGAAAAGGAGCTTGCCCCGAACCACGTACTaactccctacccccacctttcccttcgACAGGTGATGGTGTGGCACACGAAGACCCACAAGCCAGCCACGCCCAACCCGGAGCACATCTCTCACGCCGATTTCGACACCAATTTGCCCGATCTTTACCGGAAAATCTTGCGTTGAAGGGGACGTGTGGCCTGCGCTGTTTGGGGAATGTGTTGTAGGCTCGTGGACCCCATGGTGTTGTTAAGGTTTACAGTGGGTGAGGTCGGTCAGGAATAAAGAGCGATTtggtttgagtgtttgtttgtggtgtgcccttctttgcttttattatttttttagttgtgtgcattcacacacactcacacacgcacacacacacacacacacacacacacacacacacacacacacacacacacacacacacacatacgcaaacacacacacacagaaaggcatatatatatatttatatatatacatacatacatacacgcacgcacgcacgcacgcacacacacacacgcacgcacacatatatatttatatacatataaatgtgtatatatatacatacatacatatatctatatataatatatatatatatataaatgtattattactTTGGAAATACTTCTATAGGATAGTATCAGATGTCAAGCTAAGGTGTTAATTTAAAGCTTGAAGTCTACGCAGGGAAGTCCTCAGCTTTGAACTATGGGTCTCGGTGAGGCACAAGCGGTttccttactctcactctctataccttttatctcactctctctgtacctATTTTTTTCGCTATctcacttattctttctttctttctttgctaaaTATAATCGTAAACTGACAAACTGAGGGAAgtgcaaatggagagagagagagagagagagagagagagagagagagagagagagagagagagagagagagagagagagagagagagagagagggagaggaaggagatgaagatgtgggagtaggaaaaatagaagaaaaaatggggaaacggacagggaaagggaaagggaaaaggaaagaaagagagagtgtgaaaaggattaagagaaaaaaaacacgaagggcagggagaaagagagataaaaaaaaaaaaaaaaaaaaaatagagacagacagaaagacagccagagagatagatagctaaataacacatgtatacacacaagcagTACATGTGCAGCGCTGCATGCACTAACATCCCTGGTTGAGGAAAGTCACTCGACATTGTCTAGTCCAAAGCGCGCGCACCTTGAATCCCTATTTTCACCATTATGCATCTTTCATGACCATTTCCATAATGAAAAACATGCTTTATGATAACTCCGGGTAGAGAAAACACTCTCTGTATTCTGCTACCTCAGAGGAGCGTGAAAATTACTTTGAATTTTACATTATTGactttataaatattttctttcgaCGAAGAAGAGATCTCTGGTTTAAAGTATCTTTTGCCAGGGCGCGaggaagcatatatataaaccctcTTGGCGTCAGATAGACGTGGGGAGCCATGTCTGACCATCTTTCAGGAGAAGCCAGGCGTGCGGATGCAACACCGTCACCTTGTCTCAGCTGGAGTGTGTGTTACTTATGAAATTCTAATTGGAATCAGTTTTGGCCCCGCGTCTCCATGGTGCCGCCGCAGAATGTAAACAACGATGGATCTGTAGAGaccccaactttttttttctctctctctctgcttttggattttcatttacattctctttctctctcttttttttttttttataccttttcgTCAttgtgtcatatttttttttgtagatgtaTTATTTCCTCTTAATTAATTCCAatggaaaaaaacattaaatatatatatatatatatatatattttttttgggggggggttgcacAATGGCGACTCTGCTTGCCGTCAAAGTCTGCCAGGAAATGATGTTAAAAAGCCTCCAGCAAAGTCTCGGCGGCGCTTGCCTTTGCTTGCGGAGTGACAGAACGgccttgttgttgttatgacaCCCGTTTGTGTGAGTGGCTTGCGTCCCGGGctcgtctttttatatatacttacatacaaacgtatatacagattatatatatctatctatatatatattcggacatacaaacatctatatattatgcacaattgcacatttatatgtgtgtgaataaccatatatgtatgtgcgtgtaggtatgtatgtatctatctacttaaagagacaaatatagatacgTGGATAAAGTACTCATCtgtgttgtatatacacacacatgtatgtctacatacattcAAGCATcgattgtatatatcatatttacatacagtCATCTGCATGTTGgttatatatagacatgaatatccgtatacataaatatctataatcaAACATCCCTTTGCTTCTTCAGCGCGATATTCAAAATCTATGGAAATGTTGAGTAACGAAGCGAATTTAGAAAATGGCATAATAATTACGGAAAAAGTGATTGTTGCAATATTTCTGGCAACTAAAGAGCCACGGATTATGGCAGTCTGTTGATTATGTTGCACGCTGTCTGCTGCTTCCATCTCCATCTTATCttcatatttctgtatttttcttctttatcccttaACTTCTTTCTTATTCGCCTTTCTCCCGTATCGTATTTTTCACAATCCTTCGTCTCATTCCGTAACCTTCCcgtatccttttcattatttcaacGAATCGTGTTTCTCATAAATATTAGTCAAATAATTCTCGTGAAAAAATACACAATCACCAAGTTTCTCTGCCATAGACAAAACATGCTGTATTTATGAATCTTGGACGCCTGGAATGTGTACAGCACAATGTCCAAGTTACAAGAATACTATAGGCTAAAAGTAGATAGAACGAGGGATGAAGAACGAGGGATGAAGAAACTGGCCTAACAGAAGACCACTGTTTATTTCTAGCCGAAAGGGCGAATCCATAAGGTCGTGCTATTATATAGGTAAGGGAAGTTAAATAGTCAGTTATTGAAGGAAATGCTAAGGAAAATGTGATCAAAAGAAATCACGAAGAATatttacatagatgaatagaaacagagattgataagtagatagatagacagagaggagagagacagagatgagatagatatagaaacattgagtgagagagggagagagagagaaagagagagagagatagaaagagagagagagagagagagagagagagagagagagagagagagagagagagagagagagagaggagagagagagaggcgaagaatagacagagagagtcagagaagcaaatcagaaaagcgaaaaagagacagacaaagagagacagagaggaacacagacaaacaaagagtgaaaaagagagagagagagagagagagagagagagagagagagagagagaaagagggagagagaggaagagagagagagagagagagagagagagagagagagagagagagagagagagagaaagttagagagagaaagagagagagagctgacgaatagacagagagagtcagagaagcaAATCAGAAAAGcaaagcagagacagacaaagagagacagagaggaacacagacaaacaaagagtgaaagagagagagagagagagagagagagagagagagagagaaagagagagagagagagataaagagagataaaaggtgcCACAGCAAAAAGACACGTTAGCATCGGAATGGAAAGTATGATTGAAACGAGAGGATAGAGTGAAAGCAACGGTTTAAGAGTCCAAGCCTGTCCATCGGCTAAGTGTCATGCTTAATTCAGAGTAAAGGCTGTCGCTGACTGGGAGTAAAATAGGGGTAGGAAGGTTTAGGAAAGGTTCGTGTAATGTAGACGGAATAGGAGggcggggaagaagaggaagatagagagggagagagggagggagggagggagagagggagggagggagggagagagggagggagggagagagggtgggagggagagaaagagagagagagagagagagagagagagagagagaaaaggagagaaagagagagagagggggagggggggggagggagggagggagggagggagagagggaggaagggagggagggagggagggagggagggagagagagagagagaaaaggagagaaagagagagagagagagtgagagagagagtgagagagagaaagagagagagagagagagagagagagagagagagagaggggagggggaggaagggaaggaagagaggggggggtaggaaggaaggaagggagggagggagagagggagcgagagagagaaggagaaggagatagagaaagagaaagagagagagagagagagagagagagaaagagagagaaaaggagagagagagagagagagagagagagagagagagagagagagagagagagagagagagagagagagagagagagagacgagagagagagagagaggagggaggagtggaaagttttgatgagtgagagagagagaggagagagagagagatgagatagagtgagagagagagagagagagttgagagagagagagagagagaggagagagagagagagagagagatcgagaggagagagagagagagaaagggagggagtggaaagatgagagagagagagagtagagagagcagagagagagtgtgagagtgagtgtgagagagagtggtgagagagagagattcgagaggagagagagagagagtgtgagagtaagagaatgTGAGAGTGTAGTGTGAtgggagaaagtgtgtgtgagatagagagagatagatcccCAGTGGGAGATGAATAgtgtgagtgagtggagagagagagagagagtgagagattgcgCGATACGGAGGATTGTTGAGCAGATaggtgatgaaaaaaataattcgatTTGATCTGGGTGTGCTTGTAACGCTATCGAGCCATAATCTTGTTCATCCTACAATTAATAAGTAGTGCAGTTCCCGGCCGTTGTGTGAACCTCTGGGGATCTTGGACCTCTGTGGCACCTCTGACGCGCGCGAAGGAGCGCGAAGAATAGATATCGGGGGGCGCGAgacaagagagtgagagggtagagagaggacgagagagagagagcgagcggagggagacagaaagagagagagcatcgggagagaaaaagagcgagcgcGATgacgagacagagagcagagacggACGGGAGACAGAAAGgcacgagaggagagagcgagagagccgagCCAAATACAGAACAACATAGACGCGAGAGCGAACACGCTACAGGACGCGCGCGAGCGCAAGCAAGAAAGCACAGACATGTGGTGGGAGAGAGCGCGCTAcgatcgcgctctctctcgcgcgaGGATGCGAGGCGGCTGGCGGGCTGAGGTGGAAAGACAAGCGCGCGGCGCGGCCCGCGGGAGGGAGATGACCGACCGACCGCCAGCGCTCGCGGGTTATGCTATTGCGCTACGAGATGGCGGTCGAAATCCAGCCCCCACTCAGTCTCTCTGCTGGTCCTGTTCTGCCTACCTACACCCCTCTGCAGCTGAGCATCGGGAggtctcccgccccctctccttctcatactcttctctctccctccctcctctctctaattTAATTTGATTCCGTGACTTAAAAATTTAACAGTAGGCTAGATTTCCACGTCATGCATAATGATTAGTTAGGTCAAGCAATACGACTGGGCCGCCTTTGTATTAAACCAACTTCCTCACGTTATACTAATAGGGTTGTGGGagcgtgggggagaggggggggaggagacgggcgagaagagaggggagagcgggggtgagagagggggagagtggagataggggtggggaggaggagaggagagagagagagagaaggatgagagagagcagagagatgagagagagagagagagacgaggaagagagagagagagagggagagagagagagagagagagagaaggatagggggtgagaggggggagaaggagagtgtatgagagggggagagagggggagagagggagagtggaggagaaggggagagtagagggagtgagagggagagagagggggggttgaaggggtcCCTATGTAAGGTTCCCCCCATCACGTATTATTTTAATTAGCCATATAAATCTCACTTGTGTACAGGTAGACATAAGTTGGCCGGTCTTACCTGATTCCTTTCTCCGCGCGAACAGATTTATAtgaaaagacagataggtagagatagagaggaggaaggggaggggagaggaagaatggaagtaaaggagagaaggaaagagggagtggggagggagggagagagaaagagagagagaaggagaggaagaaggaaaaagaaagagaaagagaaagagaaagagagagtgagaaagagagagagagagaaaagagacagacagacagagagataacggacagacagacaagcagagaaacagagacagacaaagagaaagagagagcagaaagaaagagacaccgaATCCCAATTCAAGATTTTAATGAGATGTTTACAAGGAGCAGAAGACGGGCCAGGACGCGTCTCGAATCGCCCGCTGCCTTAAGACGCTCATTACACACTCcgacgtcctccttctcctcctcctcctcccccctcctcctactcctcccctcctccttccccttctcccccctcctcctcctcctcctccttctcctcctcctcctcccctcctcctcctcctcctccctcctcttcctcctcctcccctcctcctgtcctcctcctcctcctcctccttctcctccttctcctcctcctcctcctctcctcctccctcgccgtcCTCGACTCCAAAAGAatggtaggtggggaggggagaggagaggaaggagagagaagaggaggaggggaaggagagaggaggggaaaggtggggatgggaagggaaaggaaggggaagggaaagggaggtgagagggtgaggggaggaggagacaggtggggaaggaagggggaagggaaaagaagggaaaatgaggggagggcgagaggaaaggaaggggaggatgaaggaagggaagggaggagaaggaaggatgaggggaggggaggggagggagaggggtcgaGGGATGGGATTgtacaaggagagaaagaagggtgaggatgagggtgacgggatgtagaaagagaagaagaaaggtgaagaagagaatatggacgaagaggaggaagggtgagagagaggggaaagggatgatgaTTTAGGGAGGTGGGGAATGGGTGGAGGGATAAGGACGGAGGGATAAAGacgtggaaggggaaaagggaaggggacgagggtaagggaggaggtagaCGAGGGgataaggacgaagaggaggaagaagataaagaagaggcttgaggaaaaagatgaaaggatgcagaaggataaagaaagaggcgAGAAGGGATGAAAAATGGGTGCAGAAATACGAGATGAAAAGGAGATAAAGTgacagagaaggatggagaaagaaaggaagggatggaacgataaagatgagaaataaggaaaagggtgaaggcacaaggaggacgaagaaaaggacgagggagagggcgaagaacGATAACAGAAGTAGGAAGCGAatgaggataaagaaagagatgaaaaaatacagaaaaatacggaataagaagaggaaaggataaaagaatgaaggaagatatgaaagacgaagaaaaatgtgGAATAGGCTGAAAACAGATGAAGGATGAGGAAGTGGATTGACAAGAGGATGGTAGAGAATGAAGTAGgatgatgaaagggaggaagagataatgaaggaagcggaaggagaggaaggggataaacGTCAAGgtgaaaggacaaaaaaaaaaaaaaaagaaaaaaaaaaaaagatacagatagagagagggagagggagagagagagagagagagagagagagacagagagagagagagagagagagacagagagagagagagagagagaaggagagagagagaaggagagaaggagagagagagagagagaaggagagagagagaaggagatagagatagatagatagatagagagagagagagaggagagagagaaggagagagagagaaggagagagagagaaggagagagacaaggacagagagaaggagagagataggagagaaggagaaagagagagagagagagagagagagagagagagagagagagagagagagagagagagaggagagagagagagaaggagaggagagagagagagaagcagagagagagagagagagagagagagagagagagagagagagagagagagagagagagagagagagagagaaagagagagagagagagagagagagagagagagagagagagagagagagagagagagagagagagagagagagagggagggagggagggagggagggagggagggagggagggagagagggagagagggagagagagagggagagatagatagttagatagaatggaaagaaaagaaatataattgtACGTAAAAAAGTGTCGTATCacttacaaataaacatattaatcTAATTCCCCTTTGTATAACATAgagtataaataaagatataaaaatcagTATAATCACTTTTGGATTAATGCCTACAAAATTATACAAGTGGCACGTATAAAGCACATACATTATagatacaatatagatatattatacatacataaatcatcaTAAGTATAAGCACAAGTACTCACACAAAAGTAACGTCGACTCTACTGGAACTTACCACTGATCTATTCACTCTCCAACGATAATAATCACTTACAGTATATAACAACTAGTTACCTACTTCCTCAGCGTCGCAAAGTGTCCTTCATCCCCAAAGTggcattttccctttctcctccccccccccagccccccttgtatcttgtttttcttcttacagACTCAGTTATGGCGATCGAGGGTAACCGCTGCGGCCTCCCAAGGTCTTTTTCTTGTACGGGGATCAAAAACTAATCATGGTGTtgcatttcttgtttgtttgttttttgttgttattgagaaatcttgtatatgtttatttttcttgttttattgtttgggaTTGGCGTTATTGAGGTTCGTGTATCTGTTGTGGTCGTTACAATTCCCCTTgagaatgaaacaaagagaaaacacgTAAAAACTTCCTTCTCCTcagaccccctttttttttacgacAGTAACCGGGATTGTCATGCGCCGCGCCTCTTGCTACAGGAATAAGCTAACCTCAACCATTTCGCTGTTTATGCCTGGGTACGTCGTTGCCTTCAAGAGGTCGAATACATACATGTGGTAGGACGAAGCTACATGGCCATGCGTATTCATGTGCTCATAATGAATACCGGATCAATCGTACACATAAATGAGAAgcaataagtttatatatatatatatatatatatatatatatataagaaagagagagagagagagagagagagagagagagagagagagagggagagggggagagagagagagagagagagagagagagagagagagagagagagagagagagagagagagagagagagagagagagagagagagagagagagagaactttacaCGGTTACGCATGTCAATGTAAATGTTAACCGTCTTTGTGTTTCGTAATTGATGCGCGGACGAGCCTATAGCCACTCTGAGCAGACGCTTTTAATACACTGTCATATTCTGGTATTAATAATGGATGAGCTAGAAGTGGATATACACAGGGGCAGCTAATATCGTGTTATTTATAGACACGAGGACAAATAGACAGCGTAGCATGGTCATGGTGATATAGCCATTCTCCGCtggaaaaaaaagtgtgaaataTGGTAGGTTTATGTGATTCTATGAattaatgaaaaatggaaaagactTTAACTTTCTTGATATCAACATATAATAAATTAACTTACGCTCGATAACAGaatattcgagaaaaaaaaacaatggtatgGATATATACGGGTGAATATCATTTCTTCCCGTAATATATCTTTCAAACGACTGGTTCTATAATCTATAAATAGGCTGCTGTAACGACTCCATTGAGATTCATTTCTAATAACTTTTGACCTTAAGAGAAATGccctttttattcacttatttatcatatatttttgagggaggtgtgtgtgtgtgggggggggggggggcggcgtaaAATTAGTGTATTAGACATTGTCACATAACAGAAAGGCCGATTTTCTGACACGTAGAATGTATTCGTGGGTTTTGaagagttgaaaaaaatatatattgtaatacactgattatatctatgcataatttttgttttgcttgtattGCTTTTGCTCGTGCAAAAACATTTaccacaaaactttttttttttgtatttgaataCGTACATGCTT
This genomic stretch from Penaeus chinensis breed Huanghai No. 1 chromosome 8, ASM1920278v2, whole genome shotgun sequence harbors:
- the LOC125028103 gene encoding galactosylgalactosylxylosylprotein 3-beta-glucuronosyltransferase P-like translates to MVRLTLTRSVLLSVLLLETLYLMMSLQRLADLEEHCAADEGVHVEGHDIKKKAWPPLYVITPTYRRNTQMADMTRMSQTLMLVPNLHWIVVEDAEKTSQVVRDLLDRTGMPYTHLCATMPNEYKDQKSMGKGVFNRREGLRWLRENAHEGVLYFADDDNAYDIRLFEQMRTTKKASVFPVGMILSFGVSSPIVRNGKVVGFHDAFQAGRKFAVDMAGFAVNLRVLHASPQATIPLRLSYLEDGFLKALRLELEDLEPLASECSEVMVWHTKTHKPATPNPEHISHADFDTNLPDLYRKILR